The following DNA comes from Plasmodium vivax chromosome 11, whole genome shotgun sequence.
AGGAGTTGAAACATTTTGAGGAATTCGAAATTGTTCTAAGGGGGGGCGtgaaagaggaggaggaggagttGGGTAGCGGAGAAGCTGAGGGACAGAAATTCTCCTGCGTGGTGGAGAACGCCGCACCGTTGAATGAGAAGCGGTTCGTATGCGATGAGGTGCTCAGTGAGAGAGGCAGAGAAGCGAGCGACAACAtaggggaaggagaagcgggCGACAACATAGGGGAAGGAGAAACGGGAGACAACATTGGGGAAGCCGAACAAGGCAACGTGTCCCACCTCTTCAACAAAACGAAGGAGGCGTACAAATCGTTGAACCTGGAGAAGCTGTTTCTGTCTAACAGTTTTAACAACCCCCTCCGgggtgaagggggggggtgcgAAAGGGAATGCGGCGGAAAGGAGGACAAACTTAGCTTAGTGAAAACTATCGAGAGGAAGTTGAAGGGCCAAAATTCCTTCGTCatggaaaatatatataacgcGTTTAGAGGCACCATAAACGATTTTATAGATGTGTACCTCCAGggggaagatgaagaagtgggtgagggaagaagcaaaagggcTGTGATGAGGAAGGATACCACGATTCGCAGCGTCGATCCTTTTCGACAGGGAGAAAGAGTTAACCTAAGGGATGAACatggtttgaaaaaaatgtatcagATGGACAGTGATGTCTTCCTttcggggggagaaaaagacaaaattgAAGTTAAGCAAAGTGGGTATGCGACGAAGAGGGAGGAGGATACGAATGTAAGGGACTACTTGAGCCAGtttggggggagcagcaacTCGGGTGGGAACAGAAACTCTTGGGGGGACCGCACATCGGGAGGGAAGACCACCTCTTGGGGAAACCCCACCCCGCGTGACAGCAAAAACAGCAAATGTTGCAAAATCAAACAGGGCGGGGCCAACCCGTTTGGGGAAGGCAATGTGGTGGCGGGAGCCGTGGCCTATCTCATGGGGGACACTTCCAGATTGGCGAGGGGGGGCCCATCCAAACAGGAGAGTCATCCTCTACACAGGGATATTGACAAACACAAGCAGGTGGAGGAGGCGTACAGCGCATACTACCCCGAGGGGGAATCATTTGAATACTCAAGCATTATTTCTGACTATTTGTATAACGGGAAGGGGTGGccggagagaaaaaaaaatgatggggGTACCCCTTCCAGTGGTCATAATGctgagaaggggaagcgggATGGCAAGACGTGTGAGTTACACCCCTCGATGGGTAGCCAAATGAATACCGTGCTGGACACGCAGGTGAACGACAGAAGCGTATTTGATATCTCCCCCATGACGCACAAGTACAAATACGCGTCGAACATCCTACTGAcgattaacaaaattaagaatgTCGAGCGGGTGGTAGAAATCAATTTGAACATTACAGATGTGCAGTTGAACGTTCCGGGCATGCGTGTTGAAAATGTCATATTGCCGCATAAATATGCCAGCGATTTGTTaaccataaaaataaagaccTTGAGTGGGGGATATGGGGGGACATACAGAGAGGCTATGCGCAGAGGGGAAACCATAGATGCCCATCAACCTGGGGAATGCAAAACGAACAGGGGAGAGACAAACGAAGAAAACGTCACAATTAAAAGCTACTTTGTTTTTATCCCTCTGAATAACATTAAGGAAGGAATTATAAACAAGAGACTTACCCTAATCAGCTCAAAACGAAAAGACGAATTTGAGAAGGAGGGGTTACTCCCGGATACTCTCTACACGATAGAATCCCAGGAGCTAAAttgtgaaaatgaaaaacatatgtacatttctctaaaaatttgcaaaaatgggattcATTTCTTCCCGTCTGTGGATCCCCATCGGGGGGACAACCTTAACGGAAATAACTCAACCAGTGAGAGCCTCACCAGGAGTGCATTCGAACCTGTGTACGTATGTCTCTACAACGATGAAGTTGATAAGGAGATTGGGAGTATAGTGAATGGGAGGGGGCTAGCCAACAAGGTGAGAATAAACAAGCTAGTTGCGAAGGGACATTACCTGGTTAACAATTTGCCCTTCCAATTTCACTTTAACCATTCGAATGTGCTCCTTTGTACCCATGGGGACATTACGGAGGAGGCGGATAGCCTCCTTAACCACATTGGCAAAGAATTCATTCGCGTGGAGAGCCTCCTCGATCTGTTCCCAACACGTATATTCCCCCCGCTGCAGGACGTCCTACATATGGACTCCATTGAAAGGAatgaatttttacaattaaaatttgttcttcaCTTTTTGGCCATCACGGAGATTATATGTCTCCATTTGTGCTCCCTCTTTGGTTTCCACGTGGATGTGCAGCCGCTCTTTCGGGACCACTTAACCGCAGTTAAAATGGACGATGGGACGGGGCAGGGGAACCGCTTCACCTTCCTCTACACCTCTTACGAGGAGGACGCGGAGCCCAGCGGCTACTTTCTGAACTACACCAAGCCGTTCGTTTTCCGCTTCCAGGGGGGTAGCAACTGGGGCAGTGCGGAGGGGAAAACCCGCCCACAATGGGACTACTGCTCTGACAATGCGGAGGGGAGACCCCCCACAGAGTGCGACGAAAACGACCTCTTCATCGTGGACTACGCGCGCAAGCAGGCCATATTCCTGCACAACGCGATAAAGCACCATGGGGACATTCGGGGTATACCAAAGTGCTACGACAGGAAGaggcgccttttttttacggcAGAcatgaggaagaagcaatttcaaatttattacatGGGGGTTTTGAGAAGGTACAAGTTGCTTCTTAGCAGGGGTGAATCCGCCCAATTGGGGAAGTTTTCCCAAGTGGCGATCCAGCCAGGGGGCAGTGAGCCGAATTCGCAGTGGGGCAGCCAGACGGAGTTCACTTGGAACGGGAACAACTCAACAGATGGGGGGTTAGGTGGTGGGTTAGGTGGCGGTTTGGATGGCCGTTTGGATGGCTGCTTAGATGGCGGCTCCCTCCGGGGGGACATCCCCCTCGGCGTTCCGCACCCGAGGGACCACTCTCCGTTTGTGAAAAGTGAGCCACCCAAACGGCAAGCTGCTTCAACTAGCAATGCACCGGTTTGTACAGACGGGATGGAAGACGAACAGGTTGGAGGCCACTTCGGGGGTACCAACTGGGAGGAGAGAGTAAGAGGAGAAAATCTACACAGAGGGAGGGTAGCCTTACGGGGGAAGCCCCCCAAAGTTGAAAACGCATACAGGAGAAACGTCACCGTAACGGGTCAGGCAAAGATGGCGGAAGAGAGAAGCTTTGCGGGGGGTAACAAAACGATTGGGGAGGAACAAAAGCTATCGATGAGAGGGGAAACTACCCCCCATGGTGAACTCCCCAACGAGAAGACGTCATTTTACAATTTGAGAGAATATAAGAATTATCATTTCCATGGGGACCAAGCTGGTCAGGTAACgtgtaaaaatgggaactcACTGGAAAACTTGGACCGAGGGAGGGACAGCCATGAAGAGATTAACACAAATGGATGGCATGTGAAtacaaaggggaaggaatcCCCTGTTGGGGAACTGCCTCGTCTTCCTGATGGTGAGATCGATTACTACAACATGCATAGAGAGGATGTCCCCTTCAGTCTGGAGAGTGTCCAGTGGGACTTTAATGATGACGACTTCTACCCGGGTGAGGATCCTCTACATGCGGGTTGTTCAAATGGGTACGGCAGCAGGGGGGGTGACGGCCAGACGGTCTCCATCGcggggggcagcaaaagaCTTGGCGAGCGCTGCGCCGATCTGTTGGCCCTGGGGGGAAATGCGCGCCTGCCCGGGGCGGCGGACCAGGACTGGGCCCCGTCAAAGCTCTCCGCATCCAAAGTGTGCAACGATCACACGGACCACGCAGCAAAGCATTGCAAGCTGGTCAGGCGAAGTGATAATGACGGGTAgacaagggggggggagcgcctCGGGCATCACGGTTACGTTATTGCTGTGCGGGGAAGGAGAGTGAGGCAGTTACCCGGGCTTACACCATTTGGGGTGAAACCAGCCGAATGGCTACTTgaacagaacaaaaaaaaaaaaaaaaaaaaaaaaaaaaacataataaaatagtcACTAAGATGGTAACCAAAATGTTAATCATTAAAATGGCACACTTGCGCGGAAGGAAGAATATCgggtggtaaaaaaaaaaggaaaacatcaAATGGGGATTTCTCAGGAGGACGCCACCTGACGAGCATATTGCAATGCACAACGTGTGTTAGCTCAGTGGAGAAAGCGTGCCCCTTTGTGAACTCCTCTGAGGGGGGGACACAAAACTGGTTGGTCAtctgggggggaagaagtgcctCCCTCATTGTGGGCATTGAGTAAGCCCCGTTTCTCTGTGCGCACGCTGCTTCAATAGGGCAGCCACGACCATGCGCGTGTGCCTTCCCCGTTTTATAAGCAGCGTTGCTCGTTTGTGCTTCCCCTCACcgtgttgcattttttctttacctaTCTGtactccccatttttttttttttttttttccacccttCTCACTGTGATGTGTCTAGCTGGTTAGGGATTTATGGGATACATTTGGGAGGGAAGCAGATGTTCCTTGTCCGAGCCACTCCCACATTAGCAGAGCGAGTTGACGGGGCTACAGCTCCTCTTGCTTGTCCAAATACAAGTAGGTGTAAATATAGAGGTAAAAAAGAATCATATGGATTAGAATGAGGCAGATTAACAACTTGATTAAACTCCTTTTGTGTTTCTTCGAGATGTATCGTCTCCACTCATTTGTCCTTTTCCAGGTGAGGCGTAGTAGTCGCCAGATGGTGGTCTCCGTTCGGTCGTCCCCATGGTGCGCGCGTTCGCCCGCTCCGTCGttccttggggggggaaTATGAGGTGTGTGAACAGAAGCGTTAACTGATGTGTTAACGGACGCGTTAACCGATATGTTAATGGACGAATGAACCGACATGTTAACTGATGTGTTAACCGACGTGCTAACTGACGTGTTAACCGACGTGCTAACTGACGTGTTAACCGACGTGCTAACTGACGTGTTAACCGACGTGCTAACTGCTGTGTACCCCCCATTCGCAGCTGCATTTCCCCCGCGCCCCTCACCTTCGGGCCAGGTGCACATACAGGGTGAAGCCCCGGTTGAGGCGGAAGAACGGCTTggcgaaaaagaggaagtgcACTGGGTCCTCCGTGTCAAAGTAAATCTGGTGGTTCTCGCACTCTACGTTGATGAAGCAGTTTTCCCTCAGGTTGGTGGctgaaaggggggggaaaaaaaatacacacacgtCCATTTGGCGATGGTGACATTCACAAGCTGAGGGGTAGTCGTCCTCTCCCCTACACATTTAACTAATTGGAGACTTCCAACGCGCTGCTGTTATGGCCTCATCCCGGCTgcctcattttttccactttaaAAAGCCAACTGGTGGGTAAATCTCCCCGTGCATCTTTCCGCCTTACTGCTAAGCAGGTTGTACCCTGCCTTGAGACTTTTCTTGGAACTACAGCCGTACTCGCAGAAGTGAAATTCCTCTTGGCAGTAGTATCGCCAGGAACAGGACAGCTTGTTCAGCTCGCTCGagtcattttccttttgaagGAAAGCTACATAAACCATTTGGTAACATGTGCACCTCACAAGGAGGTGGAGCAGGATGATTAGGGTGCCCAGCCATACatggtgcatttttttttttggacaaCACGAAGGGAAACCAGTTTGGAAGTGCTCCCACGATTAGAAGAGAGCACGTCGGAAGGGGCGGCTCGAATGGCTTGCTGCGCTTTCCCTCGGCGTCACCATGAAGCAAGTCCCATTTCGGCTACTGCGCAGCGTAGAGACAGGGGCAATTGGGGCgcaattttgtgcaaattttgcGTAAACTTCTTTTATGTATCAAGAGAGAGcagtaaaaaaggagagagaCATAAACATTTGGggatcgaaaaaaaaggactttACATTTTCCGTTGAAGAGGTTTATACGATTCtatgtgttatttttttttattttttttcctaacaGGAAAGGgaacccttttttgtgctgatgttttttttttttttttttttatcactagTGGGGAATAGCAAAGTGGACATTTGCCGGCCAGTATGCGGCTTCTCCGCACCGTTTTTCtgcacctttttttggccGCTAATGCACCGCTCctcagggggaggggagatACAGGGGTCGCTCCGCAGCGTTACCAAGTTTGGCGCCTACTGCGGGCGAGATGGGCTTTGTGCCGACCGGATTGCGCTGCTTATAGCGCGGCACGCACCGCAGAGTGTAGGCATATGCGTGTACCGCTCAGCGTATTTATATGCGTTTGCCGCTCATTGTATTTGAGTGTACCTCTGCATGTATGCACGCGTGTACATGCCATGCGCGTTCGCGGCACCTGAATTAAACGAGTTAATTTCGCGCGTTCGACGTGAGTGGCTGGAAAGCTTCCATTTCGAGCATTTTTCCCCACGCGGTTGACTTCCTCCGTGTGGGTTGACTGTTGCCCTCCACTGGGTTGATTCCTGCGCCcagtttcttcccccccgcggagaAATTCCCTCCCAAGAAGCGCCATTGGAGCGGAACTTTTTCCCAACGGGAGAGGCAACAAAGAGGAAAGCCACGCTTGAGCGTAAGGCTTGAAAAGGAACCGTATCCCCGCGCGGGTGTGAATTGCTTGCCAACCGGTTTGTCGTGACCATCAGGGGAGGGGCACAGCTGGCCAGTAAGGGCGCCCATCAAAATTTGTTTGCCGctcattaaaatttgttgGCTGCTCATCGAGATTGCTTCGCCACTCGTCAATATTTCCTCGCTGCCCCCCCGCGGCGCAGTCAAAATGGCGGACGGCAACCCCGCTGATGGCTGCTCCCCCGCGGTGAAGggcgaggagggggaggtgGGGAAGAGCCTACCCAGTGCGAAGCAGCCGAACAAGGGAAGCAAGGCCTCATTTGACATATTTTCGTACCTACATAGGGTGTATGCAAAGTACGGGCTGTATGAAGAGGACCTGGAGAGGTTCCTCCTGTACgtgaaaagaaggagagccAAGTTAAAGGGGAAGGttttatgcaaaatgaaaaaagtgggaaataaatacataacgAGGCTGTACGAAACGGATAATGTGGATGAGAAGTACCTAGAGTTGTTGCTACTAGATGTGGAGGCATGCCGATGTAGgtatatcaaaataaaaacggatgtaaataatttgaaaataccATACAGATCTACGTATTGTTACTTGAGGAGAGTGAAGAGAGCCATGGGTAAAGTGAAATTTATGAGTCACTCCGTTGAAGCCGCTGTGGATAAGAACACAGACCTGCAGATGAAGTGCTACAATGCGTACGTCCAAACAGCGTACCTCttggaagggaagaaattTGAGGAGGGCTTATCAAAAGTGGGGGAGTTTACCAAGCTGGTGAAGCTGGTCAAAAGGGCCATGCTGAATGAAATCGTGGAGGGGACGCGCTACACcggggaaggcaaaaaagacggagaggaagaaaaaggtggCTCACCTGTTGCTTCGCCATCGGAAGAACGCAGACAAAGCCGTGCCAGCCAACATACCCAAAATGAACTTACAGAAAACACCCTCATGAATAGCAAAGGGAATCTACTCATCGAAGCGGAACGCCGCATTGACGAAACGTTCGACTACTTCCTCTCCGTTATTCACTCATACGAACGTATCTGCCtgtacaatttgaaaaaaaacaaattaagcAGCTTCGATGAGAAGCTACACGACGAAGAGGTACCCCtaagggagaggaaaaaaaaaacatccatCACGGAAATGACGGACGAGAGCAAGGACATATCAACTTATAAAAAACTTGAAATTTATATGATCGAAAATACTGTGCAGATTAAAATTGAATACAGTACGTATGAACTGAAGGGGAACGGAGACTCCCTCCAGGGGGACTACTCCAGTttgctaaaaataaaaaatgccctAGATAacgtgaaaaatgtaattccCATGGAGGAAATTGCAAAGCTGAATGAAAATTTCAATTTGAGAGAAGTCACATCGTGTGTGAATAAAGAGGAGtttccactttttaaatttttaaattcttatGAAGCCAATTTTATTGTGCATAATTATGGTCAGGCATTTGCAAAATACTACGAATGTCTGACCATCATTCATGAGCAGTTAATCAAATCAACtggggggaataaaaaggCATCTGCGAGTGGTACTCATCTGAGTAGGGGAAACCTTCTACATGAAGACCACCAAATGATGGAGAAAATTTGGAACCACATAGAACAGTACCTCTCTTGTGAAAAGTTATACGCAGACACAGAACGTACCCTCCTTGTGCTGatgaagtttttattttccatatactcagctagccatttgaAAAACTTCCCActtggaaataaaaaaaattttggagaCATCATCGAAGAAATGCCCCTGCTGCACACAGGAATTCGATACGCAGATATTTTGAAGCAGAACGTAGACGAATTGAACAAGTTAAAACATAATgacgaaatttttattaacattttacagattattaaaaatgtcaaaTCTTTTTGCCTCGCTTGTCACTATGCAGTGGCTGGGAAAAATGCGGAAGCTCACGTACTCTTCGATTTAGTGAAAACGAGAAATTATGTGTACACGAAAATGCAACAAATGCAGATGATTCATAATGAAGCGTTGCTGCGAATTGCCATCCTCTTCAACCGACTGCAGGACGTCATTTCGCTGGTCAATGAGAAATATTACTTCCGCCATTTGTCCATCTACGCTTTGCAGGTGAAAACCAAGTGCGTGCCGTCCAAtcagaaattattttctgtagacaattccttttttgagcAGAAAATGACCCAAATGTGCATGGACCCGCTGCGCATCGACATGATGCAGTTGTGCCGCGACTCCGTTTTGCTCAACCCGGACGCTcacaaggaggaggagaagtccTCCGGGATTAGGGGCCTGCTCCGCTCCTTCTGGAAGTAGTAGCGAGGGGTTCTCCGTGGGAAGGACCCATCTCACGTGCGAACAGGATTACTGTTTTTACGCCCTCTATGGGCATGCGTTTCACCCCTCCCCTTCTTCACAGTGCATGCCTCTGCTCTGCAttgatttttcccctctttttctgGACCTTCCTTTCGAACGGAACGGCCACTTCCAGGGGtacttttttcccccacgtaGACATCACCACATTgaggatgcaaaaaaaaagaactttaCCTGGAAAATGCACCCAGTTGTACAATCGACCTTAGGGGGCACCCGTGCCACCTTCTTAATCCGCTCGTGTAAAGGCCACGCGCAGACCACCTAATAGTTCCACCGTCTTATTGGCCAGGTGGGCTAAACTCAGTTGGTGGGAAGGGgattcacaattttgttttttaaaaagggggaaaaattgaaacatgTTCGTGAAGCTGGTCATGCGTGTGGAATAGCCATACGTGTAGTGGAGTCATTCGTGTAGGACAGCCATGCGTCCAGTTTGCACTTTTACACGTGGGGAATTTAAACAGACAGAACACAGATGGCGCAGGAGGCGTGATCCATATGTAGGTGCACAGGTAAACTTGGGCAAGTGTTAAAAAGCGGGGACAGGAGGGCTCGtgggaaggggcaaaaataataaaaaaaaaaaaaaaaaaaaaaagtacttcACGTGGGAAGCGGCATGTGGTGCGTACATACACAAGGGCATGTACCTACACGCGCACGCACCCAGTTTGGATCTTCTTCTCATGCGCTCGGCCGCTAGGCGGTTGAGCAGTCAAGCAGTAAAGCGGTTTAGCCGCTAGCTGCTAACCACTAACCGCTAACCGCTCAACTCCATGATGGACTCCACCAAATCGTTGTTGTTCTTCTTGAGCACTTCAATGGCTCTTTCGCGCGTGCACTTCGTCTGAGACATAATTAACTCAATGTCGTCCATCGAAACGTCTCCCGCTTTTCCTGCAAGTGTGTGGGGGGCGCGCCGTGAGCATGGGGTGCATACGTGCGTGCCACATCGCAGCATATGAGTGGCGTAAATCGCAGCAAATGAGCGGcgttttctttccttttggaGGGCACAAAATGTGGCTTACCTTCGTCTAAGTCCTGAACTTTTTCGTTCGCTTTTTCAGGGGCCTCGAAATTTACCTCCTGCTCGTCCATCATTTCACCGTCCTTCGGGAGGCTATCTGGCAGGAGACCtgttgggggggagaaaaaaaaaaaaaaaaaaaaaaagcaatgaatgaatgaagGAGGGTAAATATACTGGGTATATGGTCTTCCTACACCTCCTCTGCAAGGAGGTTGTGCAATTTGTCCTGCTCCCCAGATGGGGCGACAAACAGCACGGCGGCTCCCCATCGTGACGACACTGTTGAGTGCGCACGAGGTAGGAGCGAACCAGTGGGGCAATAAATACGTACGCACGTATgcaaaaggataaaaaaaaaaaaaaaaaacgctcaaaagtgtgcacataatcatatgcatataatgcTCTCTCACGCTCGCCTCTGCTCGCGCATTACTGTTGATCGAGTTGGTGATGTCATCCGTCTTGGCGTCTCCAAAAATGACGTACGATTCGGTGCCCTCGACTTTGTACACCTCCACATTGGATACGGcgaaaatcattttttgcgacttttttataatgacTTTGTGCACATTGGGGACTGCCTTTAAGCCAAGCTTGACGAGCATCTTCCTGGcccttctttcccccttgcTCATCTTTGTCCTGTTTGGTGggtttaaaatgtttttattttcgtcaTTTTCTTCACAGGAGGAGCTCGATGAAATTTCATCTTTGGAGTTTACTCTATCGTCATGCATTTTGCTTCGTTGAAACTTCCTTCTATATGTGTATGCCTTGTGAAGGCGGCAGAGTGGGTGCGTAGCTTTAGAGGGGGGGGTTTTATTATACAGCGTCAAGCGTGCAGTGCAGCTGTTCGCTTTTATATGAGGCTACTTATTCGCAACTGTGCCTACTAGCTACCCAACTATTCGTAACTTGCGGGAGGGGTACGAACTGTCAGCGTTGTGGTTAAATAATCCTGTGGCTATTGGGGGGGGGACAAACATGTAAAAGaggcaaaattaaaaaaaggggaaaaaaaaaagtatacaaGGTATGCAGAAGGTATGCAGAAGGTATGCAGAAGGTATGCAGCAGGTATACAAATGCTATACAAATGCTATGCAAATGCCGCACAAAACAATATACACGAACTGGCACATGCAGTGTGGTCCCTTCTGCTAAATAAacttaattatttttgcaaGGTTGTTgttggagggggggagagttTACCATATGTAGAAACGTAAACAAAGAACAAGCGGTGGCGGAGTACTCAAATTCtcaaaagtaaaaaggcTGTGGTTCGTGCAGGCCAATCACTGTATTGAATGTACGGATGGATTGACGCAGAGATGCGTGGCAAGTAACCTACCTACtacgtacgtatatatatgtacacgtatACATGGTACGGctgtgtttattttatttatgcatacatacatacatacatacaagctgctgcgttttttgtttcctttggGTTTTTATTCTTAAACTGCTCaagatgaaaattttaaatgctGCCCTGTggatttgtttttattccGAGCGCGCTGGTTAATCGctggggaggcaaaaaagggtatCGCGAACGCGTGTTGGCCTGCAATCACGCTGGAACGGATTCGCGTTGAAATCGCGCTGGAAGTGTATTGCAGTGCAGTGCGAACGTGGTGGAAGGAGTATATTACATGCGGATTCTCGCGCGTAGGCATGCGTTAAAACGGGCGCGTTGACATACACGCCAGGCGTAGTGCACGACTTggtaaaaaatacatatttcaCTAGTAAACACGCCGGCCGCGTTCGACCCACATCTCCTCTCACCTTCAgctaaattttttgcagTTCGCAAAAGGTATGTACAATTCATATTGTAAAGAAAATTGCAACGTGTACCACCCATGCGTATGTATTGTATGTGCGTGTCGGCGAACAGTTTATGCAAGTCGTTTTACGAAAATGCATTGcagccacttttttttttttttccgtatgCGTTTtataggagaaaaaaaaagaaaaaaaaaaattcagagGGCGGTGCAGCTGCCTGCCCCCAACTTAGCAACTATGCGTACAGAGGTGGAAAGCTGTaacaaatgataataaaaactGCATTTTTAACCCTCTAAAAGGAGTGTAAATCCGCGCGAGAACGAAGCAGGAATGATGTATTGCCCGGAAAGGTTTCAAAGTGTCGAATTTGTCAGCAGTTTGGGGTAAATTCCCGCGTGCAATTTATTGCATTACGTACGcacgtgtatatatgtatgtatgtactaatacatatatgcacagaACATTTATACGCACAAAACATTTATGtgatgcttccccccccgtcgTTGTTGCAACATtgccatcttttttttttaaatgactgGCCAATTTTTACATGAACAATCAGgcgattttttatttacaacaCAACTGTTATTTTGCGTAGTATTATGTAAGTTTTTGGTTGGGGAGCACATTTcactcctcccttttttgcataatGTTCATGTGGTAGTACCCTACCTGcattgttcctttttcttctcgcATATTAATGATTCACgaattggaaaaaaggaaaaaaatggggatcCCATTTTGTGACCGGTGTTGCCATTTTAAAGgttgtgcatatttttcaaaaggtcGAAAATGGCCTACACGTTTGTGCGAATATGTGGGGGAATGTTgcacatttaatttttgcctgaacgggaggaagaaaaaaaaaaaaaaaaaaaaaactcatttTAGCTAGTCGTTCAACCTACCACTACAATCAGATTTGGCGAACGCCATCCTACTTCGCATTTCGTGGCGGGCCCACTTCGCCTAACAGAGTTACACATAAATTGGGGGTGACTGGATTGCCCctccaaaaaatgtaactctCCAAAGTGacacttttccttttatttgcAATATTACCATTGCGGTTTCTACCCCATTACGGTTTTTATGGAGAGCGTgtgtttttacatttcaaaACGAACACTTTtaaagcttaaaaaaaagttgtgtgtgtgttttgcGAAAAGGAGTCAACGAACAAAATGTTATGCGATTATCGCTCGTGTGGCTCACAGGCGGCCTACCACGTGAAGGTAGGAGTGTACGACAGGGTGGGCGTAGCCAGAGTTGAGCGACTCTCTTGCACATTTCACATATGCAGGAGcatttctcaaaaaaaaaaaaaaaaaggagttccATTCGTCTACGTCAGCTAAATGTTGGCATACTGCAAGTTTTCCCagaagtttttttcctccagttTTTTCTCACTATCGG
Coding sequences within:
- a CDS encoding nascent polypeptide associated complex alpha chain, putative (encoded by transcript PVX_114205A), whose translation is MHDDRVNSKDEISSSSSCEENDENKNILNPPNRTKMSKGERRARKMLVKLGLKAVPNVHKVIIKKSQKMIFAVSNVEVYKVEGTESYVIFGDAKTDDITNSINSLLPDSLPKDGEMMDEQEVNFEAPEKANEKVQDLDEGKAGDVSMDDIELIMSQTKCTRERAIEVLKKNNNDLVESIMELSG